A region from the Desulfomarina profundi genome encodes:
- a CDS encoding peptidase U32 family protein produces the protein MARVELLAPAGNSENFLAAMDAGADAVYVGAPGFNARNLARELRLEEIAAMIAYCRERGKKLYIAANSLVLERELPAVINSLAFLQELEPDGLIVQDPGIVHLVSQYFPDLALHASTLMTAHNSDSVNFLAQLGFKRVVLARELTLKEIATIGERCPQMELEVFVHGAMCFSYSGLCLFSSYLGGKSGLRGRCVQPCRRSYTLASNRGSGKSGKGGYLFSMNDLAGFESLELLRKAGVVSFKIEGRLRSAHYVDHIVRAYRLVLDAGPADMERAVAEAVRLAEEAMSRKTSSGYFFSPQPAGAITPFHSGNMGTHLGRFSTIKKAGKESICRFVLKSALAAGDRVRLHMEPSGERIAFRLKKLFVAGEERKKANAGERVSLAIPEKVAGFFIKHVDVYRVDGGVTRRQGAGLDSVKAGEKLAVISAGVKGHVTAISREAWVPWGQPTQEQTRQRRSPARRSARQIPTEWWLKTDSIKSVQYQLPFSPDRLLLCFEKSLVSQAGMVKRHLGREAKKVIWALPPLVMENDLARVRKQIKLLIRSGFRSFQLGHSSQLSLFKNEKVRLFADYTLNLMNNRALFFAEEIGFDGVQLAIEMDKSSLAEAVAGYRELRKREWLGEKNVHLSLGLTVYGSPALYTSRLALTQSQAGKSVVSPRKEPFVIRKKEGFSQTFPQKPFSLLPWLGELKELGLDYVVVDVSGGRFNKKEQQELKERLAGSGRYTKLSTFNYFGKLD, from the coding sequence ATGGCACGGGTTGAACTTCTGGCACCCGCCGGAAACAGTGAAAATTTTCTTGCGGCCATGGACGCGGGAGCAGATGCCGTCTATGTTGGTGCTCCTGGATTTAATGCGCGAAACCTGGCAAGGGAATTGCGGCTGGAAGAAATAGCGGCAATGATTGCTTACTGCCGCGAACGGGGTAAAAAACTTTATATAGCTGCAAACAGCCTTGTTCTTGAGCGTGAGCTGCCCGCTGTTATAAACAGTCTTGCCTTTCTCCAGGAACTGGAACCGGATGGTCTTATCGTCCAGGATCCCGGGATTGTTCACCTTGTCAGCCAGTACTTCCCCGATCTTGCCCTCCACGCCTCCACCCTGATGACAGCCCACAATTCAGACAGCGTGAATTTTCTTGCTCAGCTCGGTTTCAAGAGGGTCGTGCTTGCCCGAGAGTTGACCCTGAAGGAGATTGCCACAATAGGCGAACGCTGTCCCCAGATGGAGCTGGAGGTCTTTGTTCATGGTGCCATGTGTTTTTCCTATTCGGGGCTCTGTCTCTTCTCCTCTTACCTGGGTGGAAAAAGTGGTCTGCGGGGGCGCTGTGTTCAGCCCTGCCGCAGGTCGTATACCCTGGCATCCAATCGTGGAAGTGGGAAAAGCGGGAAAGGAGGCTATCTCTTTTCCATGAATGATTTGGCCGGATTCGAATCCCTGGAATTGTTGCGCAAGGCCGGGGTTGTCTCTTTCAAAATCGAGGGGCGGTTGCGGTCCGCCCATTATGTGGATCATATCGTCAGAGCCTATCGCCTGGTGCTGGATGCCGGTCCCGCGGATATGGAGAGGGCAGTGGCTGAGGCTGTACGTCTGGCAGAAGAGGCCATGAGCAGAAAGACGAGTTCGGGATATTTCTTTTCTCCCCAGCCTGCCGGGGCGATAACTCCATTTCATTCCGGTAATATGGGTACCCATCTTGGTCGGTTTTCCACGATAAAAAAAGCAGGTAAAGAGTCCATTTGCCGCTTTGTTCTGAAAAGTGCGCTGGCTGCAGGGGACAGGGTCCGCCTCCATATGGAGCCTTCAGGCGAACGTATTGCCTTTCGCCTGAAAAAACTCTTCGTTGCCGGAGAAGAGAGAAAAAAAGCGAACGCCGGCGAGCGGGTTTCCCTGGCTATACCGGAAAAAGTTGCAGGATTTTTTATAAAACATGTTGATGTCTACAGAGTTGATGGCGGGGTAACCAGACGACAGGGTGCAGGACTTGATTCGGTAAAAGCAGGAGAAAAACTGGCTGTTATTTCTGCGGGGGTAAAGGGGCATGTTACTGCCATCTCCAGAGAGGCCTGGGTACCATGGGGGCAACCAACGCAGGAGCAGACCAGGCAACGAAGGTCACCTGCAAGACGCTCTGCCAGGCAGATACCCACGGAATGGTGGCTCAAGACTGATTCCATTAAATCTGTACAGTACCAGCTACCGTTTTCCCCTGATCGCCTGCTGCTCTGTTTTGAAAAATCACTGGTTTCCCAGGCCGGGATGGTGAAACGACACCTTGGGAGAGAGGCAAAAAAAGTCATCTGGGCTCTACCACCCCTTGTCATGGAAAATGATCTGGCGAGGGTCAGGAAACAGATCAAACTGCTTATTCGTTCCGGTTTCAGGAGCTTTCAACTTGGCCACAGCAGTCAGCTCAGTTTGTTTAAGAACGAGAAGGTGCGGCTTTTCGCCGATTACACACTTAATCTGATGAATAACCGGGCTCTTTTTTTTGCCGAGGAAATTGGTTTTGACGGGGTGCAGCTGGCAATAGAAATGGATAAATCGTCCCTGGCAGAAGCCGTGGCCGGTTACAGGGAGTTGCGAAAACGAGAATGGCTCGGTGAGAAAAATGTCCATCTCTCTCTGGGCCTCACGGTGTATGGTTCACCGGCCCTCTATACTTCGCGCCTGGCTCTGACGCAGTCTCAAGCAGGGAAGTCGGTGGTCAGTCCCAGAAAAGAGCCCTTTGTTATTAGAAAAAAAGAGGGTTTCAGTCAGACATTTCCGCAAAAACCGTTTTCCCTGCTGCCGTGGCTCGGCGAACTGAAAGAGCTGGGTCTTGACTATGTGGTGGTGGATGTCAGTGGAGGCAGATTTAATAAAAAGGAGCAGCAGGAGCTGAAGGAACGGCTGGCGGGAAGCGGTCGCTACACCAAGCTCTCTACCTTTAATTATTTCGGCAAGCTCGATTAA
- a CDS encoding cyclic nucleotide-binding domain-containing protein translates to MGFPKVIFRIVENRRCPLYKYDDSFELTGIAIPLTNKSENSFITTSIVKYPPDKKVCKILNGDLGKILVQYERGDKIPFCMISCSGCTGSIRLEHSRKEKLFNHTDTYSNELASMIHVLSDFAFFKNIDDKHLDTVLSFFKLNSYDTGEIVIRKGDPGGRFYIIVSGSVNVLNDAGIIISALDKGDVFGEMSLICNDNINATIQVKEPTKILYIDQPNFNKILDYYPAIQLYFSRLMAQRLNRSNKVRAEDLASGMIGNLTEIPPEALFQTLNMNNKTGILTINELGGGTARFSFRQGSLIKAKYGKYEGDLAFYQILKEKSGRFRFTPGIPPEDFSTPEIGFFMKLLMEGMRRLDEGKEKRTN, encoded by the coding sequence ATGGGTTTTCCCAAAGTAATATTCAGGATCGTCGAAAATCGCAGGTGTCCCCTGTACAAATATGACGATTCCTTTGAACTCACAGGAATCGCAATTCCTCTCACAAATAAGTCTGAAAACAGCTTTATCACAACCTCCATCGTCAAGTATCCTCCAGACAAGAAGGTCTGCAAGATTCTCAATGGAGACCTGGGTAAAATCCTTGTCCAGTACGAACGTGGAGACAAAATCCCGTTCTGCATGATCAGCTGCAGCGGCTGCACCGGCTCCATCAGACTGGAACACAGTAGAAAAGAGAAACTGTTCAACCATACAGACACCTATTCCAATGAACTGGCGTCCATGATCCATGTGTTGAGCGACTTCGCCTTTTTCAAAAATATAGACGATAAACACTTGGACACCGTTCTCAGTTTTTTCAAGCTCAACAGTTACGACACCGGTGAAATCGTCATCCGCAAAGGTGATCCGGGTGGACGTTTTTATATTATTGTTTCAGGAAGTGTCAACGTCCTGAACGATGCCGGAATCATTATATCCGCCCTTGACAAGGGTGATGTCTTTGGGGAAATGAGCCTGATTTGCAATGACAATATCAACGCCACCATCCAAGTGAAGGAACCGACGAAAATTCTTTATATTGACCAACCGAACTTCAACAAGATTCTCGACTATTATCCAGCCATCCAGCTCTATTTTTCCAGACTGATGGCCCAAAGACTGAACCGCTCCAACAAGGTCCGGGCCGAAGATCTTGCCTCCGGCATGATTGGTAATCTGACGGAGATTCCACCCGAGGCTCTCTTTCAGACACTCAATATGAACAATAAGACCGGTATTCTTACCATCAATGAGCTGGGGGGTGGCACTGCCAGGTTCTCTTTCAGGCAGGGATCCCTGATTAAGGCCAAATATGGCAAATATGAAGGTGATCTGGCTTTTTATCAGATTTTAAAGGAAAAATCAGGGCGCTTCAGGTTCACTCCCGGTATTCCACCGGAAGACTTCAGTACTCCTGAAATTGGGTTTTTCATGAAACTGCTGATGGAGGGTATGCGCAGGCTGGACGAGGGCAAGGAAAAGCGCACAAACTGA
- the rpsT gene encoding 30S ribosomal protein S20, producing the protein MANHKSAEKRNRQSQVRRLRNKSNRSRMKTAIRKIDEAVVAGSADEAREALKQAIPVIAKTASKGTIHKKTASRKISRLTKRVNQMTA; encoded by the coding sequence GTGGCTAATCATAAATCCGCTGAAAAGAGAAATCGTCAATCCCAGGTTCGTCGTTTGCGCAATAAGAGCAACAGGAGCAGGATGAAAACTGCAATTCGCAAAATTGATGAGGCTGTAGTTGCCGGTTCAGCCGATGAAGCGCGCGAGGCCCTCAAACAGGCGATTCCCGTAATTGCAAAGACTGCGTCCAAAGGTACCATTCATAAGAAGACCGCATCCCGGAAAATTTCACGTCTGACAAAACGGGTAAATCAAATGACTGCCTGA
- the trpE gene encoding anthranilate synthase component I yields MATSKLVPVCTEIVADLDTPLTLFAKVVAEHRHIFLFESMEGGEKWGRFSFIGFDPLVLFSSSGDDISISKIRDGVSDEKSFKGNPLVALTELLNDLAVPEYEMLPRFCGGAVGFLGYDMVRFMEDLPDDRSSLDLPDSSFIIPRTVLVYDNLKQTVTVVCWIWSDEEQVEQLYQEACDILREVINAVRQPVPAGFYQQSGNRLSSSHVFKANMEKEQFCRMVERAKEYIRAGDIIQVVLSQRFHTTTELSPLVLYRALRHINPSPYLFYLQLDEIVQIGSSPEILVRKEGENIELRPIAGTRPRGESREDDLALEKELLADPKEIAEHLMLVDLGRNDVGRVAEGGQVEVQDLLVVERYSHVMHIVSGIHGKIAKERDQFDVMAACFPAGTVSGAPKIRAMQIIDELEPEKRGAYAGAVGYFGFTGNMDFCITIRTFVMCGKDLWVQAGAGIVADSDPEKEFEETINKSLGLRRAVELAEKGF; encoded by the coding sequence ATGGCTACTTCGAAACTGGTACCGGTCTGTACCGAGATTGTAGCCGATTTGGATACTCCCCTGACCCTTTTCGCAAAGGTTGTGGCGGAACATCGCCATATTTTCCTTTTTGAAAGCATGGAGGGGGGGGAAAAATGGGGTCGATTCTCCTTTATCGGTTTTGATCCCCTGGTTCTTTTTTCTTCCAGCGGAGACGATATCAGTATCAGCAAAATCAGGGACGGGGTTTCTGATGAGAAGAGCTTCAAGGGAAACCCTCTGGTGGCCTTAACGGAGCTGTTGAATGACCTGGCCGTGCCGGAATATGAGATGCTGCCCCGGTTCTGCGGTGGTGCTGTCGGATTCCTGGGATATGATATGGTACGTTTCATGGAGGATCTTCCTGATGATCGATCTTCCCTGGATCTTCCGGACTCGTCCTTTATTATTCCCAGGACGGTGCTCGTCTACGACAATTTGAAACAGACTGTAACTGTTGTCTGCTGGATCTGGAGTGACGAAGAACAGGTTGAACAGCTTTACCAGGAGGCTTGTGATATCCTGCGTGAAGTGATAAATGCTGTCCGCCAGCCTGTACCGGCAGGGTTTTATCAGCAAAGTGGTAACAGGCTTTCAAGTTCCCATGTGTTCAAGGCGAATATGGAAAAGGAGCAGTTCTGTCGTATGGTGGAACGGGCAAAGGAATATATTCGCGCCGGCGATATTATCCAGGTAGTTCTTTCCCAGCGGTTCCATACCACAACGGAATTATCCCCCCTTGTTCTTTATCGGGCTCTCAGGCATATCAATCCCAGTCCATATCTCTTTTACCTGCAGCTGGACGAGATCGTCCAGATCGGTTCTTCTCCCGAGATTCTGGTGAGAAAAGAGGGGGAGAATATAGAACTGCGACCCATTGCCGGCACCCGTCCGAGGGGTGAGAGCCGGGAAGATGACCTGGCCCTGGAAAAAGAGCTGCTGGCCGATCCAAAAGAAATAGCTGAGCATCTGATGCTTGTGGATCTCGGTCGCAATGATGTGGGCAGGGTTGCGGAAGGGGGACAGGTGGAGGTTCAGGATCTGCTGGTGGTTGAGCGTTACAGCCATGTGATGCACATTGTTTCCGGTATTCATGGTAAAATCGCAAAAGAGCGGGATCAGTTTGATGTGATGGCCGCCTGTTTTCCTGCAGGAACAGTAAGCGGAGCACCAAAGATTCGGGCCATGCAGATCATTGACGAGTTGGAGCCGGAAAAACGTGGTGCCTATGCCGGGGCAGTCGGGTATTTTGGTTTTACCGGGAACATGGATTTTTGTATTACAATCAGGACCTTTGTCATGTGCGGAAAAGATCTCTGGGTCCAGGCCGGTGCCGGAATCGTTGCTGATTCCGATCCGGAAAAAGAATTTGAAGAGACTATTAATAAATCGCTGGGGCTGCGTCGCGCAGTTGAACTTGCCGAGAAGGGTTTTTAA
- a CDS encoding anthranilate synthase component II, producing the protein MLVIIDNYDSFTYNIVQTIAANGLREGRTEDIRVFRNDRITVQEIEKLQPDRILVSPGPCTPKEAGISMEAIRFFAGKIPVLGVCLGHQSMGEAFGGTVVRARRIMHGKTSPMHHDGKGVFTGLPNPFEGMRYHSLIVEESDLPDCFEVTCRTDEGELMGIRHREVLLEGVQFHPESIMTPDGITLLGNFMSTDYPEMYNSANK; encoded by the coding sequence ATGCTTGTTATTATAGATAATTATGATTCGTTCACCTATAACATTGTGCAGACAATTGCGGCAAACGGATTACGGGAAGGGCGCACGGAAGACATTCGGGTTTTTCGCAATGACCGGATCACAGTACAGGAAATTGAAAAACTGCAACCGGACAGGATACTGGTTTCGCCCGGGCCATGTACTCCTAAAGAGGCTGGTATTTCCATGGAGGCCATCCGTTTTTTTGCCGGGAAAATTCCGGTTCTCGGAGTCTGTCTTGGTCACCAGTCCATGGGGGAGGCCTTTGGTGGCACAGTTGTCAGGGCCAGAAGGATCATGCATGGAAAAACCAGTCCCATGCACCACGATGGTAAAGGTGTTTTTACCGGTCTGCCCAATCCTTTTGAGGGAATGCGCTATCATTCTCTGATCGTGGAAGAGAGTGATCTCCCAGACTGTTTTGAGGTGACCTGCAGGACGGATGAAGGAGAACTGATGGGTATCAGGCACCGGGAAGTGTTGCTGGAAGGTGTGCAGTTTCACCCCGAATCAATTATGACCCCGGATGGTATAACCCTGCTGGGGAATTTTATGAGCACGGATTATCCGGAAATGTACAATTCTGCAAATAAATAA
- the trpD gene encoding anthranilate phosphoribosyltransferase, whose protein sequence is MDIRKAIERVVGRQDLKEEEMVIAMTEIMDGIATPAQIGAFITALRMKGETIEEIVGAVKVMRAKATFVDSGVDMSAGQILMDIVGTGGDGSGTFNVSTTTAFVVAAAGIPVAKHGNRAISSQCGSADVLEALGVDLSLSADQISDCVQTVGIGFLFAPMLHGAMKHAVGPRREIGIRSIFNILGPMTNPAGANVQLTGVFAKELTSVMAEVLVRLGMKRTLVVWGEGNLDELTLTGKSYIADGCNGRVTTYTVAPEEVGLQRAGLEDIRGGAIPQEAAEQVREVLGAQLGQNLIWYC, encoded by the coding sequence ATGGATATCAGAAAAGCAATTGAAAGAGTGGTTGGCAGACAGGATCTGAAGGAAGAAGAAATGGTCATCGCCATGACGGAAATCATGGATGGTATTGCCACACCAGCACAGATCGGGGCCTTTATAACAGCTTTGCGGATGAAGGGGGAGACGATAGAGGAAATTGTCGGAGCAGTCAAGGTGATGCGGGCCAAAGCAACCTTTGTCGATTCCGGTGTGGATATGTCGGCCGGGCAAATTCTGATGGATATTGTCGGTACAGGGGGGGATGGGTCGGGAACCTTTAATGTCTCCACGACTACGGCTTTTGTGGTTGCCGCTGCCGGTATACCGGTTGCAAAACATGGAAATCGTGCCATTTCTTCCCAATGTGGCAGTGCCGATGTTCTGGAAGCGTTAGGCGTGGACCTTTCCCTCTCAGCGGATCAGATTTCAGACTGTGTGCAGACAGTCGGTATCGGCTTTCTCTTTGCGCCAATGCTCCATGGTGCCATGAAACATGCCGTTGGTCCCAGGCGGGAAATAGGTATCCGCTCAATTTTTAATATCCTGGGGCCCATGACCAATCCGGCTGGTGCCAATGTTCAGCTCACCGGTGTCTTTGCGAAAGAGCTGACGTCCGTGATGGCCGAGGTTCTGGTTCGTCTCGGTATGAAACGGACCCTTGTGGTCTGGGGTGAGGGAAACCTGGACGAACTGACTCTCACCGGCAAATCGTATATTGCCGACGGCTGTAACGGCAGAGTGACAACCTATACCGTAGCTCCGGAAGAGGTGGGATTGCAGCGGGCCGGCCTGGAAGATATCAGGGGCGGTGCTATTCCGCAGGAAGCGGCAGAACAGGTCCGGGAAGTCCTTGGGGCACAGCTGGGGCAAAACTTGATATGGTACTGCTGA
- a CDS encoding cytochrome c, whose translation MWKKCMRTLTVAGLVVASSSLFVSAAGKDVQSQIDGIMGALPKFAVPMREVGDRFQNMYFAAEGGNWALASYMSRYMNKAMNPAKITKPNAYPDWESFYADDFAAVNKAIAAEDLSTFKKEYKAVISSCNSCHSGMGYDFIKVVKLPAPPDKFIEYNLSSKAADVPK comes from the coding sequence ATGTGGAAAAAATGTATGCGGACGTTAACTGTCGCAGGCCTGGTAGTTGCGAGTAGCAGTCTGTTTGTCAGTGCCGCCGGAAAAGATGTACAGTCGCAAATTGACGGTATTATGGGTGCGTTGCCGAAGTTTGCTGTGCCTATGCGTGAAGTGGGTGACAGGTTTCAGAATATGTATTTTGCTGCCGAAGGCGGTAACTGGGCCCTGGCTTCATATATGTCGAGATATATGAACAAGGCGATGAACCCGGCAAAGATTACGAAACCAAATGCTTATCCGGACTGGGAATCTTTTTATGCAGATGATTTTGCCGCAGTCAACAAGGCAATTGCAGCCGAAGATCTCAGCACCTTTAAAAAAGAATATAAAGCAGTCATCTCTTCTTGTAATTCATGCCATTCAGGAATGGGTTACGATTTTATCAAAGTAGTAAAACTTCCAGCGCCACCGGATAAATTCATTGAATATAATCTTTCCTCCAAAGCAGCCGATGTGCCCAAGTAA
- the tnpA gene encoding IS200/IS605 family transposase yields the protein MSELQKLAHAVWQCKYHIIWCPKYRFKILNGALRKSVGEILRQLCEWKKLEVLEMNVQEDHVHLVLSIPPKNSVSEVVGFLKGKCAIKIFDRHLELKKRYWGRHFWAKGYCVSTVGLDEKRIRKYVKW from the coding sequence GTGAGCGAATTACAAAAATTAGCACATGCGGTATGGCAATGCAAATACCATATTATTTGGTGCCCCAAATATAGGTTTAAGATACTGAATGGGGCACTAAGGAAATCAGTAGGAGAGATTCTACGACAATTGTGTGAATGGAAGAAGCTTGAAGTTTTGGAAATGAATGTCCAAGAGGACCATGTTCACTTGGTGCTTTCAATTCCACCCAAGAATTCGGTGTCAGAAGTGGTGGGCTTTCTCAAAGGGAAATGTGCTATCAAGATATTTGATAGGCACTTGGAACTCAAAAAGCGATACTGGGGGAGGCACTTCTGGGCAAAGGGTTATTGTGTAAGCACAGTTGGCTTGGATGAAAAAAGAATACGTAAATACGTAAAATGGTAA
- a CDS encoding NHL repeat-containing protein, translated as METFGSSGSGPEQFDAPGGVAVDSNDRLYIADFYNQRIQVLAKDGSSVRQYGETGKIGIRKGRFNYPTDVALLPDNSLVVADAYNDRIQIFGADGRFVRKWGGLFGMNISGSRPGWFRTATGVTVGPENNIFVADFYNHRIQKFTRKGKFLAIIGTEGIAPASSIFPLI; from the coding sequence CTGGAAACTTTCGGCTCTTCCGGTTCCGGGCCGGAACAGTTTGATGCGCCGGGTGGAGTTGCTGTCGACAGCAACGATCGGTTGTATATAGCTGATTTTTACAATCAGCGGATACAGGTACTGGCAAAGGATGGTTCAAGTGTCAGGCAATATGGCGAAACCGGCAAGATCGGTATAAGGAAAGGCCGTTTTAACTATCCGACCGATGTGGCTCTATTACCCGACAACAGCCTGGTGGTGGCGGATGCCTACAATGACCGCATCCAGATATTTGGAGCGGATGGCAGATTTGTCCGCAAATGGGGAGGTCTGTTTGGGATGAATATCTCCGGCAGTCGTCCAGGCTGGTTCAGGACCGCTACCGGAGTTACTGTCGGACCGGAAAACAATATCTTTGTGGCTGATTTTTACAACCACCGTATCCAGAAATTCACCCGGAAAGGCAAGTTCCTTGCAATCATCGGAACTGAGGGTATCGCCCCGGCCAGTTCAATCTTCCCACTGATATGA
- a CDS encoding 6-bladed beta-propeller, giving the protein MTYNFVRSWGQQGSAQGQFNNPIGIAIAGREIFISDTGNNRIQVFDLDGKFLRMFGGQGNGPGELDRPMHLDIHAGKLYVAEYLNDRIQVFSLDGTPWKLSALPVPGRNSLMRRVELLSTATIGCI; this is encoded by the coding sequence ATGACATATAATTTCGTCAGGAGCTGGGGGCAGCAAGGATCAGCTCAAGGACAATTCAATAATCCTATAGGCATTGCCATAGCAGGCCGGGAAATTTTTATCAGCGACACCGGCAATAACCGGATCCAGGTGTTTGATCTTGACGGTAAATTTCTTAGAATGTTCGGTGGTCAGGGGAATGGGCCGGGTGAACTTGATCGCCCCATGCACTTGGATATTCACGCAGGCAAGCTCTATGTAGCTGAATACCTCAACGACCGCATTCAAGTTTTTTCACTGGACGGCACCCCCTGGAAACTTTCGGCTCTTCCGGTTCCGGGCCGGAACAGTTTGATGCGCCGGGTGGAGTTGCTGTCGACAGCAACGATCGGTTGTATATAG